GCCCGGAGTCGTGCGCAGCGGTGACGACGAACTCATCGGCATCCGGGACCTGGTGCACCTGTCGCTGTCGTACGACCACCGGCTCGTGGACGGGGCGGATGCGGCTCGCTACCTGACCACGGTCAAGCAGATCCTGGAGTCCGCGCCGTTCGAGGGCGACCTGTAGCCCGACGCCACGGCGTGAGAATGTGCCGGTGCGGGCGGCGGTCCGCACCGGCCTTCCAGAGTTCTCCCCGCCGCAACGCCTCAGAACCCGGCCATGGACTTGTCGAGTACTCCGCCCAGCGCACCGTAGACGCTGCAGCGGACCGAGTGCCTTGCCTTGCGGCGCAGCCCGAACCCGACGATGAACGAAAGCGCGAAGAGCCCGCCCAGGACCATCGCTGCGAGCGGGTCGTAGACGACGTACGCGAAGCACGCGACACCAGTCCAGACGAGGATCGGCAGGAACGATCCGCACAGCACCGCCCAGAACCTGATCCGTTCCGGCCCGGACGGCAGCACACGTCCGTACCACACCTGGATGTGGGCTCTGGTCACACAATGCTCAGGGCGCATGGCTCCATCCCACCACCGACAGGGCGGAGCTTGTGCGGTGATCCGTAAGAAGCTGGCCTACGAGTGGGTGCGGCACAGGTATTGCTCCGCCAAGGTGCTCCGGCCGAAAGGCAGCCCGCGGGCGACCTTGATCGTCTGCGACACGTCAGCGGCACCCGCAGAGCCAGCGACCGCACGGGAGGCGGTGCTTCGGGCTCTCTCGCCGCAATGGATGTCGCCCGAAGGATGCCTGTGCGGTGCCGTCTTCTCTGAGTGACCTCGGAGCGGTCGGGATCACCGCTGCCCGGTGCGGAGGAAGCCTCGCCGTCGGCGGGTGGGTGGGCCGGCCGCCAGGTCACGGACGTGGATCCAGGCGGTGACGGTGCCGCCCTCCTCCCGGCGGTGCACGGGCACCGACGCGTGGCGGAGGACGGCGTCCATGCGCTCGTCACCGGACAGGACGAGGCCGTACAGCGTCGCCCAGCCGCCGACGAGCGCGTGGTGCCCCAGGCGGTGCAGCATGCGGGTACCCAATCCATGGCCCTGCCAGGCGTCCTCGACCAGGAGCGCGGCCTCCACGGCAGAATGGTCCGGCATCAGGTGGCCCACGGCGACGATGCGGCCCGTGGTGTCCCGTGCGGCCAGATGGACCGACCCCGGACGGTTCAGCAGTGCGGGCAGGTACGTCCGGGGGTCGGCCATCGCCCTGTGGTAGCGGCTCCACAGGGTCTGCGACGAACAGCGACGATGCATCGCCACGGTGTCGGCGAGGTCGTCGGGGCCTATCGGGCTGATCCGCGGTTCGCGGCGCATGAGGTTGTCCTTGGGCGGCCGGACCCGGTGCGGAACATACACGGGCGGACCGGCGGTCGATGGAGCGGGGTTCGCACACTCGACCGGCCGAACTGGCCGAGTGTGACAACGCCGACGAACCGTGCCACTGGAGTGGGCGTGGCCGCGACCAACGCCTTCGGCCCGGACCATGCCTGGCCGCCGTCACGGGACAGGCCACCAAAGGGGCGCCGGCCCTGCAGGCGCTGCGCGGAAGGGTCAGCGCACCGAGCGGGCGGCGTCCTCGATGACGTCGGTGACCTTCCCGGGCTGCGAGACACTCACCGCGTGCGAGGCTCGGACCCGCGTGACGTGGGCGCCGGCTCGCCCGGCCATGAACTCCTGTGCCTCGGGCGGGATGTTGAGATCCCGCGTGGCAACCAGGACCCAGGACGGAACGGTCTTCCAGGCCGGCTCGGCCGCGCCGTCGGTCAGGGCGGCGTTGGTGACCGGTCGCTGGGTGACGGCCATCAGGTCGGTCTCGTTACGGGGCACATCCGCCGCGAACTGGTGCCGGACCTTGTCGTTCTGAATGTAGAGGTCGGTGCCTTGCGAGCCGTCGGCGTTCGTGAACGGCACGGAGCGCTGCGCATCGCCGAGAGTGCTGCCGGGGAACCTTTCCGACAGGTCGACCGCGCTCTCGCCCTTCTCGGGGAGGAAGGCGGCGACGTAGACCAGTGCCCTGACGTTCTTGTTGCCGGTGGCGGCATTGCTGATCACCGAGCCGCCGTAGGAGTGACCGGCCAGGACCACGGGACCGTCGATGCCGGCCAGAACGTCCTTGAGGTAGGCGGAGTCACCGCTCAGCGAGCGCAACGGGTTGGCGACGGCGACCACCGGACAACCGTCGTGCCTGAGCTTCTTTATGACGTCGTTCCAACTGGTGGAGTCGGCGAACGCACCGTGGACCAGGACGACGGTGGGCTTGGGGCCGGGCGAGGAGTCGTTCTTGTCGGCGGAGGCCGGGGCGACCGTGGTGACGAGCAGGCCTGCGACGACAGTGGCGCCAGCCAGAACGGTGAGGGAGACACATGCGGGACGTACGGCTCACTGCAAGCGCCTTTCCGAGATACGAGTGAGGTGCGCGGCGGCTGTGCCGACGGCACCGTCGCCGCTGCGCGGGGGAAGGACGGCCGCTCGGGCCGGCGGGACGGAGGTCCCGCGGGGGAACTGTGTGCGCCAGTGATCAAGACCGGTGCCGGCCGCCGATCTCCTTGTACTCGGCCGCCGTGGGCTTGTGAATCTGCGTACCCGGGCCGTACAGGACGCGGCTGAGCCTGACGCGCAGGCGCTGGGTACGGCTGGGCATGGCACCGTCCGCGTCCCGCAGGGCTGCGGGCCCGAGGGGCCGGTACTGTTCGTGGGCGGTCAGGGCGTGCAGCCGCGCCTGGCTGAGCGGCTCATGGATCTCGACGTACTCGCCGTGCGGAAGACGTTTGATGATGCCGGTTTCGCGCCCGTGCAGCACCTTGTCCCGGTCTCGCCGTTGCAGGCCCAGTGCCACGCGTTTGGTGACGACGAAGGCCAGGACCGGTACGACGAACAGGCCGATGCGCACGGCCCAGGTGACGGCGTTGACAGAGACGTGCAGATAGGTGGCGATCAGGTCGTTGGCGGCACCTGTGAGGGCCACCGCGTAGACGCTGAGCCAGGCCACGCCCAGCGCGGTGCGCACCGGGCGGTTGCGGGGGCGGTCCAGCAGGTTCTGGTCGCGGTCGTCGTCCGTGACCCAGGCTTCGAGGAAGGGGTAGGCGCCCATGGCCAGGAAGAGCAGCACACCGACCAGTAGGGGCAGGAAGTTGTCCAGAGCCAGGGTGTGGCCCCAGAAGCTGACTTCCCAGCCGGGCATGACGCGCAGGAAGCCGTCGGCGACGCCCATGTACCAGTCGGGCTGGGAGCCGGCGGAGACGTGGTCGGGTCGGAAGGGCCCGTAGTTCCACACGGGATTGATCTGCGCGACGGCGGCCATGAAGAAGATGACGCCGGACACGAGGAAGAAGCAGCCGCCGGCCTTGACGGCGTACACCTTGGCCGGAAGGCCGACGACGTTGCTGTTGGTACGGCCGGGTCCGGGGTGTTGGGTGTGCCGGTGGCGTACTGCCAGGGCCACGTGGCCGACGATCAGGGCGATCATCAGTGCAGGGATGATCAGGACGTGGATGGTGTTGAAGCGGGCGATCAGGTCGTCGCCGGGGAACTCGCCACCGAAGAGGAAGAACGACAGGTAGGTCCCGACGACCGGGATCGAGAGGATCGTGCCGTTGACGACCTGCAGGCCGGTTCCGGACAGCAGGTCGTCGGGCAGGTCGTAGCCGGTCAGACCCCCGAACATGGCCAGGATGAGCAGCAGGAACCCGAATATCCAGTTCAGCTCTCGTGGCTTGCGGAACGCCCCCGTGAAGAAGACCCGCAGCATGTGCACGAACAGGGCGGCGACGAAGACCAGTGCCGCCCAGTGGTGAGCCTGGCGGATGAGCAGACCGCCACGGACGTCGAAGGAGATGTGCAGGGTCGAGTCGAAGGCCTCCGACACCAACTGCCCCCGCAACGGGGCGTAACTGCCGTCATAGACCACGAGTTCGGAGGAAGGGTGGAAGAAGAAGCTCAGGTAGACGCCGGTGACCAGCAGGATGACGAAACTGTAGAGCGCTATCTCGCCGAGCATGAACGACCAGTGGTCGGGAAAGACCAGGCGCCGAGCAGAGCCGGCCAGACGGCGGTAGCCCAGTCGGCTCTGCGACCATTGGGCGAGCCTCTCCCCGGTGCGCCCCTGCCCCGGCTCGGCCGGCCGGCTGTCGTTGCCCATCTCTTCACCCTTCATTTCTGCATCACCCGCTGCGTCCGAGGGCGCCGTGGTCCCCGGCTCTGCCGTGGGGCCGCGGCACCTGCGTCTCGTGAGGGCCATCGGTGGAGCCGTCCGTGGCGATCCGGTGGTCCGCGGCATCGCGGAGCCGGCCTCGTCACGGGCCGGAGGAACGCACATGTGGCACAGCGAAGCCGACTCGTCCATGGCTGTGCTGTTCGGGCAGGATTCGTGAACTGCTGTCGTCATAAGACCGATGAGACGGCTCCGGTGTGACATGCGGCGTTCGATCGACCTGTCGTGTCACCCCTGTTGCGGCATGCACGGACCCGCCGGACTCGGTGACGCCGCGCCGGCGCCCCTCAGCGTGGAACGACGTTGTCCAGCTTCCCGACCTGCGGCGAACCGGGACAACTGGCGCCGGATGAGCCCCTCGAGACGGGGCCACAAGGAAGGGGTGAACGCGCCGGCGTGCGGGGTGATCAGCACGCCAACGTTCTCGTCCCCGGTGGTGCGACGCTCACCCCGGCACTGCGACGCAACGGTGTCACAACCGGTGTCTGCGCCCGGTCTCATGGATGACCGTGCCACACGCCTCGCTGTGTGTGCCTCACAACCTCAGACTGGGATTCTCATGTCGCGTGTGAATACGTTCGTGATCGTCGGGGGCGGCCTGGCCGCCGGCAAGGCCGCGGAAGAACTGCGCGAACACGGCCACGACGGGCCCCTCGTCGTCATCGGGGACGAGCCCGAGCGGCCCTACGTCCGACCGCCGCTGTCCAAGGGCTACCTGCTGGGCAAGGAGGACCGCGAGTCGATCCACGTGCACCCCGATGGCTGGTACCGGGAACACGGAGTCGATCTGCTTCTGGGCACGAGCGTGACGTCGGTCGACGGGCAGGCCAAGGAGGTGACGCTGGATGACGGCCGTCGCGTGCCCTACGCCAAGCTGCTCCTGGCGACCGGTTCCTCACCGCGCCGCCTGACGGTCCCGGGGGCGGACCTGGACAACGTGCTGTACCTGCGGCGCGTGGGCGACAGCGAGCGTCTCAAGGCCGCCTTCACCGAGGGCGCACGGATCGTGGTGGTCGGCGGCGGATGGATCGGTCTGGAGACGGCTGCGGCGGCCCGGACGGCCGGCGCGCAGGTGACCGTGCTCGAACGCGGCGAGCTGCCGCTGCTCAAGGTACTGGGCCGGGAAGCGGCCGAGGTCTTCGCCGGCCTGCACCAGGAGCACGGCGTCGACCTGCGTCCCCACGCCCGGATCGAGCGGATCACCGGAACCGGCGGTCGCGCGGACGGGGTCCGGCTCGCCGACGGCACCCACGTGCCCGCGGACGCCGTGGTGGTGGGTGTGGGCATCACACCCAACGTCCGCCTCGCCGAGGAGGCGGGCCTGGAGGTACGCGACGGCATCGTCACGGACGAGCACCTGCGGACGTCCGCGGCCGACATCCACGCCGCCGGCGACGTCGCCAACGCCTACCATCCGCGGCTCGGCCGGCACCTGCGTGTCGAGCACTGGGCCAACGCGCTGCACCAGCCGCGCACCGCCGCGCTGAGCATGCTGGGCAAGGACGCGGTCTACGACCGGCTGCCGTACTTCTACACCGACCAGTACGACCTCGGGATGGAGTACACCGGCTACGCCGAGCCGGGCGGCTACGACCGTGTCGTCTTCCGCGGAGCACGGGACGAGCGGCGGTTCATCGCCTTCTGGATGTCCGGGAACCGGGTCCTGGCAGGAATGAGCGTCAACGTGTGGGACGTCATCGGCACGATCCGCTCCCTCATCGAGTCCGGCGTGGAGACGGACGACGCCGTCCTGTCCGATCCCGCGGTTCCCCTGGAGGGCCTTCTTCCCTGAGACACCGGCGCACCGCAGGGCGCACGACGGTGCCCGAGCACATCGAGTCGGCCCACAGAGTGCTCGGACGATTCGCCGCTTCCGCACGCCACGCACCCGCGCCGGCGCCCTGGCACCGAGGTCTCACGGGCGTCAGCCCTTTGCCGGCTTCCCGCCCCACCACGTTCGACCGACGAGAGCGGACACATGACCGACAACCCCCGCCCACCTCTGCGTCCGATGCCGGACGACTGGCGACGGGCACTCGCCGTGGTGGCCCATCCCGACGATCTGGAGTACGGATGCTCGGCCGCCGTGGCCTCCTGGGTGGCGGACGGCCGGCAGGTCGCCTACGTACTCGCCACCCGGGGTGAGGCCGGTATCGACACCCTGGCCCCCGATCGAGCCCGGGTCGAGGCGAACGGCCGGCCGGCCGTGCTGGTCTCGTCCGGCGGGGAGCCGGTCGCCCTGCTGTCCGTCGACGTCTCGACGGAGGGCATCGACCGGCTCATGTGGGTGATGAATCCGGCCAAGCTGTCGCCCTATGTGACCTCTCTGAGCGGCTGAGCTGCTGCCGGGCGTCCTCGGATCGTCGACGGGCAGGCGTCACAGGAACGGTCACTTGTCGGTCATCCAGTAGTCCGGAACCCCCGGGCCACCCACAACTCTGGAGACAGACAACGTGACGTGCGTCGTGTGCGGTGCGGTACGGGCTGCGCGAGAGGGCACCCGGGTTTCCCGGGGCGCACCGCGAATCGGGCCGTCACAGCCCTCTGGCACCCCAGGCCCCCGTGTACGCGCTCCCGGACGTCTGCCGGGACGCCGTACCGCGACGACATCGGAGTCATGCCGTGACCGAGCGGATCCAGTTGCCCAGCCTGTCGACCGAGAAGGACTACGACGGGGACCAGTTCTCGCCCATCTACACGACCACCGTGACCGTCCACGGCGGTGTGACCTCGCACGGGCGGGCCTCCGGCCGGGCACGCTCGTCCGACGGCGCCCTGGACCTCGATCTGCGCATGCCCGCCGAGCTGGGCGGTGACGGCCGGGGAACCAATCCCGAGCAGCTCTTCGCGGCCGGCTTCGCGGCGTGCTTCCACGGCGCGCTGAGCCTCCTGGCACGGCAGGAGGCACTCGACGCCGCGGCCATCTCCGTCGTGACGACCGTCGCCTTCGGACGGGATCCCGGGGACGGTGGATATGTGCTGCGCGTCGACCTGGTCGTGCGGTGGCCCGGTGTCGACCGGGAGACGGCCACCGGTCTGATGGAGCAGGCCGACGCGCTGTGTCCCTACGCGCGGATGGCCTGGAGGGGCACGCCGACAACCATCACGCTCGCCTCGTGACCGGTACGTCCGGCAGGCGTGGCCGCCCCCGCGGCGGCCACTGGTGGTCGGCGCCGCCGCTCAGGACGGAAACCACAGGTCCGCGTCGGCGGCTTCCTCCTTCCGGACGGCGAAAACGGAGATCTCCTTCTTGTGCGGGTTCTGCGGGGGCAGGGCCGCGACCAGGGGATGGTCACCGAGCGTGTCACGTTGGTGTCGCTGCCCCGGGGTCGCGGCAGCGAGGAACTCCGCGTTGACGGACCGGTAGTGCGCCCAGTGCTGCGGCAGGTCGTCCTCGTAGAAGATGGCTTCCACGGGGCAGACGGGCTCGCAGGCGTGGCAGTCGACGCACTCCACGGGGTTAATGTAGAGCGTGCGTGAACCCTCGTGGATGCAGTCCACGGGGCATTCGGTCACACACGCCCGGTCCTTGATGTCGACGCAGGGCTGCGCGATGACGTATGTCATCCCTCTCCTCCTCCTCGCCGTCGAACACGTCACAGGGCCGGCTCGTGCGGCCGTCGGGCTCGTCGACATGACCGGGGATGCCGTCATGTTGTGACACATGAACACACTCGGTGGTCACCACACCTCGCCCCCGGACGCCGGGAGCGGCGGCGCCGTTGTCACAAACCACCGCCGGACCTGGTCCTACTCAGTGACCACCCAGAGCGACGGGAGCAATTGTGCCTATCACCGAACAACGTCTGGCCACCACGGTGCTGGTGATCGGTACCGGCGGGGCCGGCCTGCGGGCGGCGATCGAGCTGGCCGAGGCCGGCATCGACGTCATCGCCGTCGGCAAGCGTCCCAAGGAGGACACCCACACCTCTTTGGCCGCCGGCGGGATCAACGCGGCCCTGGCCACGATGGACCCCGAGGACACTTGGCAGCAGCACGCCGCGGACACTCTCAAGGAGAGTTACCTGCTCGGCGACCCCCGCACGGCCGAGATCGTCACCCAGGGCGCGGCCCTCGGCATCGACGACCTGGAACGCTACGGAATGGCCTTCGCCCGCGAAGGGGACGGCCGGATCTCACAGCGCTTCTTCGGCGCCCACAAGTTCCGCCGCACCGCCTTCGCCGGCGACTACACCGGCCTGGAGATCCAGCGCACTCTCATCCGGCGCGCGAGCCAGCTGGACATCCCCATGCTGGACAGCGTCTACATCACTCGTCTCCTGGTCCACGA
This region of Streptomyces chromofuscus genomic DNA includes:
- a CDS encoding GNAT family N-acetyltransferase; the encoded protein is MRREPRISPIGPDDLADTVAMHRRCSSQTLWSRYHRAMADPRTYLPALLNRPGSVHLAARDTTGRIVAVGHLMPDHSAVEAALLVEDAWQGHGLGTRMLHRLGHHALVGGWATLYGLVLSGDERMDAVLRHASVPVHRREEGGTVTAWIHVRDLAAGPPTRRRRGFLRTGQR
- a CDS encoding alpha/beta fold hydrolase, which codes for MLVTTVAPASADKNDSSPGPKPTVVLVHGAFADSTSWNDVIKKLRHDGCPVVAVANPLRSLSGDSAYLKDVLAGIDGPVVLAGHSYGGSVISNAATGNKNVRALVYVAAFLPEKGESAVDLSERFPGSTLGDAQRSVPFTNADGSQGTDLYIQNDKVRHQFAADVPRNETDLMAVTQRPVTNAALTDGAAEPAWKTVPSWVLVATRDLNIPPEAQEFMAGRAGAHVTRVRASHAVSVSQPGKVTDVIEDAARSVR
- the qcrB gene encoding cytochrome bc1 complex cytochrome b subunit translates to MGNDSRPAEPGQGRTGERLAQWSQSRLGYRRLAGSARRLVFPDHWSFMLGEIALYSFVILLVTGVYLSFFFHPSSELVVYDGSYAPLRGQLVSEAFDSTLHISFDVRGGLLIRQAHHWAALVFVAALFVHMLRVFFTGAFRKPRELNWIFGFLLLILAMFGGLTGYDLPDDLLSGTGLQVVNGTILSIPVVGTYLSFFLFGGEFPGDDLIARFNTIHVLIIPALMIALIVGHVALAVRHRHTQHPGPGRTNSNVVGLPAKVYAVKAGGCFFLVSGVIFFMAAVAQINPVWNYGPFRPDHVSAGSQPDWYMGVADGFLRVMPGWEVSFWGHTLALDNFLPLLVGVLLFLAMGAYPFLEAWVTDDDRDQNLLDRPRNRPVRTALGVAWLSVYAVALTGAANDLIATYLHVSVNAVTWAVRIGLFVVPVLAFVVTKRVALGLQRRDRDKVLHGRETGIIKRLPHGEYVEIHEPLSQARLHALTAHEQYRPLGPAALRDADGAMPSRTQRLRVRLSRVLYGPGTQIHKPTAAEYKEIGGRHRS
- a CDS encoding NAD(P)/FAD-dependent oxidoreductase: MSRVNTFVIVGGGLAAGKAAEELREHGHDGPLVVIGDEPERPYVRPPLSKGYLLGKEDRESIHVHPDGWYREHGVDLLLGTSVTSVDGQAKEVTLDDGRRVPYAKLLLATGSSPRRLTVPGADLDNVLYLRRVGDSERLKAAFTEGARIVVVGGGWIGLETAAAARTAGAQVTVLERGELPLLKVLGREAAEVFAGLHQEHGVDLRPHARIERITGTGGRADGVRLADGTHVPADAVVVGVGITPNVRLAEEAGLEVRDGIVTDEHLRTSAADIHAAGDVANAYHPRLGRHLRVEHWANALHQPRTAALSMLGKDAVYDRLPYFYTDQYDLGMEYTGYAEPGGYDRVVFRGARDERRFIAFWMSGNRVLAGMSVNVWDVIGTIRSLIESGVETDDAVLSDPAVPLEGLLP
- a CDS encoding Ohr family peroxiredoxin — translated: MTERIQLPSLSTEKDYDGDQFSPIYTTTVTVHGGVTSHGRASGRARSSDGALDLDLRMPAELGGDGRGTNPEQLFAAGFAACFHGALSLLARQEALDAAAISVVTTVAFGRDPGDGGYVLRVDLVVRWPGVDRETATGLMEQADALCPYARMAWRGTPTTITLAS
- the fdxA gene encoding ferredoxin translates to MTYVIAQPCVDIKDRACVTECPVDCIHEGSRTLYINPVECVDCHACEPVCPVEAIFYEDDLPQHWAHYRSVNAEFLAAATPGQRHQRDTLGDHPLVAALPPQNPHKKEISVFAVRKEEAADADLWFPS